One Leifsonia shinshuensis DNA window includes the following coding sequences:
- a CDS encoding type II toxin-antitoxin system RelE/ParE family toxin, whose amino-acid sequence MLQSFVDRDAEAVWLGLPSRRIHPDIHRIARRKLAMLNAAAVLEDCRVPPGNRLEKLRGDRVGRYSIRINDQFRICFTWTEGGPADVEIVDYH is encoded by the coding sequence ATGCTCCAATCGTTCGTCGACCGCGACGCCGAGGCAGTCTGGCTCGGTCTGCCGTCCCGGCGAATCCATCCCGATATCCACCGGATCGCTCGAAGGAAGCTGGCGATGCTCAACGCGGCAGCGGTGCTCGAAGACTGCCGGGTGCCACCGGGAAACCGACTCGAGAAGCTCCGCGGAGACCGCGTCGGGCGATACAGCATCCGCATCAACGACCAGTTCCGAATCTGCTTCACCTGGACCGAGGGAGGTCCGGCCGATGTCGAGATCGTCGATTATCACTGA
- a CDS encoding HigA family addiction module antitoxin, translated as MTDPITPGEILSEEFMAPLGLTKYALAKAVHVPAQRIGDIVNGKRAITPDTALRFARAFGTTAEFWLNLQAHHDIELALAMHSDEFDEIAPLAG; from the coding sequence ATGACCGATCCGATCACCCCGGGGGAGATCCTCTCCGAGGAGTTCATGGCCCCACTCGGGCTCACCAAGTACGCGTTGGCGAAGGCCGTCCACGTCCCCGCGCAGCGCATCGGCGACATCGTGAACGGAAAGCGGGCAATCACTCCCGACACTGCGCTCCGCTTCGCACGGGCGTTCGGTACGACTGCCGAGTTCTGGCTGAACCTGCAGGCCCACCACGACATCGAGCTCGCGCTCGCCATGCACAGCGACGAGTTCGATGAGATAGCGCCATTGGCCGGCTGA
- a CDS encoding LCP family protein: MTPPRQPDPAFPAGDSGAAEPLRRNVAHAQRRRTSVTKRIVLSVVGAVAAVAVAVGAFAAYSYIDLSNGLHRSDITLPGGEKKKDVAESNILVMGLDSRLDENGNALPADVYNALHAGSGADGGYNANVLMLIHIPAGGKKAVGISIPRDDYAPLSGSPDGVSSSKIKEAYGLALDQKLTELTKAGVAQSDAYQQARTFARQTELQTVSDFLGGVRIDHFIEVTIAAFYQVAQAVQPVTVCIAEDTQDPYSGADFKAGVQQLSASQAVSFVRQRRDENNPSLNFTDLDRERRQQAFIVSLATKLKKADTFANPATLESLISAAKQNIALDSGFDLLSFASEAQHLAGGNITFTTLPITGYGVKDGKDVNLVDPDQIHSVVQQLLNPASATATPTPGGSTTAGSPTSTAPAPSPSPAASKPAGPNGTYTDPTAPLPSGGVPCVK, from the coding sequence ATGACCCCGCCCCGCCAGCCCGACCCGGCCTTCCCGGCCGGCGACAGCGGCGCCGCCGAGCCCCTCCGCCGCAACGTCGCCCACGCCCAGCGCCGCCGGACCTCCGTGACGAAGCGGATCGTGCTCTCGGTCGTCGGAGCGGTCGCCGCCGTGGCCGTCGCCGTCGGCGCGTTCGCGGCCTACTCCTACATCGACCTGTCGAACGGCCTGCACCGCTCGGACATCACGCTCCCGGGCGGCGAGAAGAAGAAGGATGTCGCAGAGAGCAACATCCTCGTGATGGGCCTCGACAGCCGGCTGGACGAGAACGGCAATGCCCTGCCGGCCGACGTCTACAACGCCCTCCACGCCGGGAGCGGGGCCGACGGCGGCTACAACGCGAACGTGCTGATGCTCATCCACATCCCGGCGGGCGGCAAGAAGGCCGTGGGCATCTCGATCCCGCGCGACGACTACGCGCCGCTGTCCGGCAGCCCGGACGGCGTGTCCTCGTCCAAGATCAAGGAGGCCTACGGCCTCGCGCTCGACCAGAAGCTCACCGAACTGACCAAGGCCGGGGTGGCCCAGAGCGACGCCTACCAGCAGGCCCGGACCTTCGCGCGCCAGACCGAGCTGCAGACCGTGTCCGACTTCCTCGGCGGCGTAAGGATCGACCACTTCATCGAGGTCACGATAGCCGCGTTCTACCAGGTGGCCCAGGCGGTCCAGCCGGTCACGGTGTGCATCGCGGAGGACACCCAGGACCCGTACTCCGGCGCCGACTTCAAGGCGGGCGTCCAGCAGCTGTCGGCCTCCCAGGCCGTGAGCTTCGTCCGGCAGCGCCGCGACGAGAACAACCCGTCGCTCAACTTCACCGACCTGGACCGCGAGCGCCGCCAGCAGGCGTTCATCGTCTCCCTCGCGACGAAACTGAAGAAGGCGGACACCTTCGCCAACCCGGCGACGCTGGAATCCCTGATCTCGGCGGCGAAGCAGAACATCGCCCTCGACTCGGGCTTCGACCTCCTGAGCTTCGCGTCGGAGGCGCAGCACCTGGCGGGAGGCAACATCACCTTCACGACGCTGCCGATCACCGGCTACGGGGTGAAGGACGGCAAGGACGTCAACCTCGTGGACCCGGACCAGATCCACTCGGTCGTGCAGCAGCTCCTGAACCCGGCGAGTGCGACCGCCACTCCGACCCCCGGCGGCTCCACGACCGCCGGGTCGCCCACGTCCACGGCACCTGCGCCCTCCCCGTCGCCGGCCGCGTCGAAGCCGGCCGGTCCGAACGGCACCTACACGGACCCGACGGCGCCGCTGCCGTCCGGGGGAGTGCCCTGCGTGAAGTAG
- a CDS encoding acyltransferase family protein: protein MSIAPTTRAPLASGAKDLSIETLRGLACVLLVLYHTVGADRSLGLKVEDGTLLRWLTDSMLFLRMPLFTFLSGIVYAMRPAYAHWGGFVSKKLRRLMVPMFFVGTIYLLVKLAMPEEVNRPYVLPIWQWHIVIPIEHYWYLEATLVLFAMIAAIDHFRLAESRRAAVAWMIGAAAFSAVVGPFVAEVRVFSLMGIVYLLPFFLLGVFARRFDWRGAPAAVQVGAGLVAVALIGVSQLGVAGAIPDIQERYTPLVILLSGAACLTLFSTRWTWRPLAFVGAYSYAIFLLHVFASAGSRIVLMRLGVDDTYILLVVGMVAALGLPILVQEVCGYSRVLRLLILGQAWRGPVKRLRRTAAPSSLTSSD from the coding sequence GTGTCGATCGCACCGACGACCCGCGCGCCGCTCGCGAGCGGCGCGAAGGACCTCAGTATCGAGACCCTCCGCGGTCTCGCCTGCGTGCTGCTGGTCCTGTACCACACGGTGGGCGCCGACCGATCGCTCGGCCTGAAGGTCGAAGACGGCACCCTTCTGCGCTGGCTCACCGACTCGATGCTGTTCCTGCGCATGCCGCTCTTCACCTTCCTCTCCGGCATCGTCTACGCCATGCGGCCCGCCTATGCGCACTGGGGCGGGTTCGTGTCGAAGAAGCTCCGCCGGCTCATGGTCCCGATGTTCTTCGTCGGGACCATCTACCTGCTCGTGAAGCTGGCCATGCCCGAGGAGGTGAACCGTCCCTACGTCCTGCCGATCTGGCAGTGGCACATCGTCATCCCGATCGAGCACTACTGGTACCTCGAGGCCACGCTGGTCCTGTTCGCCATGATCGCGGCCATAGACCACTTCCGGCTCGCGGAGTCCCGCAGAGCGGCCGTCGCCTGGATGATCGGCGCCGCCGCGTTCAGCGCGGTCGTGGGTCCGTTCGTGGCGGAGGTCCGGGTCTTCAGCCTGATGGGCATCGTCTACCTGCTCCCGTTCTTCCTCCTCGGCGTGTTCGCCCGCCGCTTCGACTGGCGGGGAGCGCCCGCTGCCGTGCAGGTGGGTGCCGGTCTGGTCGCGGTCGCGCTGATCGGCGTGTCCCAGCTGGGCGTGGCCGGGGCGATTCCGGACATCCAGGAGCGGTACACGCCGCTCGTGATCCTCTTGAGCGGCGCGGCCTGCCTCACCCTGTTCTCGACGCGTTGGACCTGGCGCCCGCTCGCCTTCGTCGGCGCCTACTCCTACGCGATCTTCCTGCTGCACGTATTCGCGTCCGCCGGCTCGCGCATCGTGTTGATGCGGCTGGGCGTCGACGATACGTACATCCTGCTGGTCGTCGGAATGGTCGCGGCCCTCGGCCTGCCGATACTGGTCCAGGAGGTGTGTGGATACTCGCGCGTCCTTCGGCTCCTCATCCTCGGGCAGGCGTGGCGGGGTCCGGTGAAGCGCCTCCGGCGCACTGCGGCTCCGAGCTCGCTGACGTCGTCGGACTAG
- the glnA gene encoding type I glutamate--ammonia ligase produces the protein MFRDSSEVLKYIKDTDVKFLDIRFTDLPGVQQHFNIPAATVDEEFFSVGQLFDGSSIRGFASIHESDMQLIPDVSTAYIDPFRVERTLIMVFDIYNPRNGEIYAKDPRQVAKKAEKYLASTGIADTAFFAPEAEFYIFDDVRYEVKQNSSFYSVDSEEGAWNSGRVEEGGNLGNKTPYKGGYFPVSPVDKQADLRDDISLKLIDAGLILERAHHEVGTGGQAEINYRFDTMVAAADDILKFKYIVKNTAEQWGKTATFMPKPLFGDNGSGMHTHQSLWNDGKPLFYDEAGYGGLSDIARWYIGGLLKHAPAVLAFTNPTVNSFHRLVPGFEAPVNLVYSAGNRSASIRIPITGTNPKAKRIEFRAPDASGNPYLAFAAQLMAGLDGIKNRIEPHEPVDKDLYELPPEEARNIPQVPASLGEALDALEADHDFLTAGGVFTPELIETWIEYKREKEIKPLAQRPHPFEYELYYGV, from the coding sequence ATGTTCCGTGATTCTTCCGAGGTGCTCAAGTACATCAAGGACACCGACGTCAAGTTCCTTGATATCCGCTTCACCGATCTGCCCGGTGTTCAGCAGCACTTCAACATCCCCGCAGCGACCGTCGACGAGGAGTTCTTCTCGGTCGGCCAGCTGTTCGACGGTTCCTCGATCCGCGGTTTCGCGTCGATCCACGAGTCGGACATGCAGCTCATCCCGGATGTCTCGACCGCCTACATCGACCCGTTCCGCGTCGAGCGCACGCTGATCATGGTCTTCGACATCTACAACCCCCGCAACGGCGAGATCTACGCGAAGGACCCGCGTCAGGTCGCCAAGAAGGCGGAGAAGTACCTCGCCTCCACCGGCATCGCGGACACCGCGTTCTTCGCCCCGGAGGCCGAGTTCTACATCTTCGACGACGTGCGCTACGAGGTGAAGCAGAACTCCAGCTTCTACTCCGTGGACTCCGAGGAGGGCGCCTGGAACTCCGGCCGCGTCGAAGAGGGCGGCAACCTCGGCAACAAGACCCCGTACAAGGGCGGCTACTTCCCGGTGAGCCCTGTCGACAAGCAGGCCGACCTGCGCGACGACATCTCGCTGAAGCTGATCGACGCCGGCCTCATCCTGGAGCGCGCGCACCACGAGGTGGGCACCGGCGGCCAGGCCGAGATCAACTACCGCTTCGACACGATGGTCGCCGCGGCGGACGACATCCTGAAGTTCAAGTACATCGTCAAGAACACGGCCGAGCAGTGGGGCAAGACCGCCACGTTCATGCCCAAGCCGCTCTTCGGCGACAACGGCTCGGGCATGCACACCCACCAGTCGCTGTGGAACGACGGCAAGCCGCTGTTCTACGACGAGGCCGGCTACGGCGGCCTGTCCGACATCGCCCGCTGGTACATCGGCGGCCTGCTCAAGCACGCCCCGGCGGTGCTCGCCTTCACGAACCCGACGGTGAACTCGTTCCACCGCCTGGTCCCCGGCTTCGAGGCCCCGGTCAACCTGGTCTACTCGGCCGGCAACCGCTCGGCGTCCATCCGCATCCCGATCACGGGCACCAACCCGAAGGCCAAGCGCATCGAGTTCCGCGCGCCGGACGCCTCGGGCAACCCGTACCTCGCGTTCGCCGCCCAGCTGATGGCCGGCCTCGACGGCATCAAGAACCGCATCGAGCCGCACGAGCCGGTCGACAAGGACCTCTACGAGCTCCCGCCGGAGGAGGCCCGCAACATCCCGCAGGTCCCGGCGTCGCTCGGCGAGGCGCTCGACGCGCTCGAGGCCGACCACGACTTCCTCACCGCGGGCGGCGTGTTCACCCCGGAGCTCATCGAGACCTGGATCGAGTACAAGCGCGAGAAGGAGATCAAGCCCCTCGCGCAGCGCCCGCACCCGTTCGAGTACGAGCTGTACTACGGGGTGTAA